From Pan paniscus chromosome 9, NHGRI_mPanPan1-v2.0_pri, whole genome shotgun sequence, the proteins below share one genomic window:
- the MRGPRG gene encoding mas-related G-protein coupled receptor member G, with translation MFGLFGLWRTFDSVVFYLTLIVGLGGPVGNGLVLWNLGFHIKKGTFSIYLLHLAAADFLFLSCPVGFSVAQAALGAQDTLYFVLTFLWFAVGLWLLAAFSVERCLSDLFPACYQGCRPRHASAVLCALVWTPTLPALPLPANACGLLRNSACPLVCLRYHVASVTWFLVLARVAWTAGVVLFVWVTCCSTRPRPRLYGIVLGALLLLFFCGLPSVFYWRLQPLLNFLLPMFSPLATLLACVNSSSKPLIYSGLGRQPGKREPLRSVLRRALGEGAELGARGQSLPMGLL, from the coding sequence ATGTTTGGGCTGTTCGGCCTCTGGAGAACCTTCGACAGTGTGGTCTTCTACCTGACGCTGATCGTGGGCCTCGGGGGACCGGTAGGTAACGGGCTGGTGCTCTGGAACCTCGGCTTCCACATCAAGAAGGGCACCTTCTCCATCTACCTGCTGCACCTGGCCGCCGCCGACTTCCTGTTCCTCTCCTGCCCTGTGGGCTTCTCCGTGGCTCAGGCTGCCCTGGGCGCCCAGGACACACTCTACTTCGTGCTCACCTTCCTGTGGTTCGCGGTGGGGCTCTGGCTGCTGGCGGCCTTCAGCGTGGAGCGCTGCCTCTCCGACCTCTTCCCCGCCTGCTACCAGGGCTGCCGGCCCAGACACGCCTCGGCCGTCCTCTGCGCCCTGGTGTGGACCCCGACCCTGCCGGCCCTGCCGCTGCCCGCCAACGCCTGCGGCCTGCTGCGCAACAGCGCGTGCCCCCTGGTCTGCCTGCGCTACCACGTGGCCAGCGTCACCTGGTTCCTGGTGCTGGCCCGCGTCGCCTGGACGGCTGGCGTGGTCCTCTTTGTCTGGGTGACCTGCTGCTCCACGCGCCCGCGGCCCAGGCTCTACGGCATCGTCCTGGGCGCGCTGCTCCTGCTCTTCTTCTGTGGCCTGCCCTCGGTCTTCTACTGGAGGCTGCAGCCCCTGCTGAACTTCCTGCTGCCCATGTTTTCCCCGCTGGCCACGCTGCTGGCCTGCGTCAACAGCAGCTCCAAGCCCCTCATCTACTCGGGGTTGGGCCGACAGCCCGGGAAGCGGGAGCCGCTGAGGTCGGTACTGCGGAGGGCCCTGGGGGAGGGCGCCGAGCTGGGTGCCAGGGGACAGTCCCTGCCCATGGGCCTCCTATAA
- the LOC103785641 gene encoding putative uncharacterized protein MRGPRG-AS1: protein MDLASEITSATQTSSLCSSGRGPAGYPAPGIVARGFEMHGTARVAQGHLLPPCLLPPPQMPVLAALWDLSRRGSTSSSRSPSRPVSTRASKPCLPASCLGETWSISINLVGSSGHLQSPGTQRDAQRETGCLGPSWLPRHQGRDEELSVSHSAQGEEF, encoded by the coding sequence ATGGACTTGGCTTCAGAAATCACTTCTGCAACACAAACCAGCAGCCTGTGCAGCTCTGGGCGGGGGCCTGCCGGCTACCCAGCTCCCGGCATTGTTGCACGTGGCTTTGAAATGCACGGCACAGCTCGTGTGGCCCAGGGGcacctcctgccaccctgcctgctGCCTCCACCCCAGATGCCGGTCCTCGCTGCTCTCTGGGACCTCTCCCGGCGTGGCTCCACCTCCTCCTCGAGGTCACCGTCCAGGCCTGTTTCAACTAGAGCCTCCAAGCCTTGCTTACCTGCCTCCTGTTTGGGTGAAACTTGGAGCATCTCTATTAACTTAGTTGGTAGCTCCGGTCACCTGCAGTCACCAGGGACCCAGAGGGACGCACAGAGGGAGACCGGCTGCCTGGGTCCCTCCTGGCTGCCTCGCCATCAGGGGCGGGATGAGGAGCTCAGCGTCAGCCACAGTGCGCAAGGTGAAGAGTTTTGA
- the MRGPRE gene encoding mas-related G-protein coupled receptor member E — protein MMEPREAGQHVGAANVAQADVAFNLIILSLTEGLGLGGLLGNGAVLWLLSSNVYRNPFAIYLLDVACADLIFLGCHMVAIVPDLLQGRLDFPGFVQTSLATLRFFCYIVGLSLLAAVSVEQCLAALFPAWYSCRRPRHLTTCVCALTWALCLLLHLLLSGACTQFFGEPSRHLCRTLWLVAAVLLALLCCTMCGASLMLLLRVERGPQRPPPRGFPGLILLTVLLFLFCGLPFGIYWLSRNLLWYIPHYFYHFSFLMAAVHCAAKPVVYFCLGSAQGRRLPLRLVLQRALGDEAELGAVRETSRRGLVDIAA, from the coding sequence ATGATGGAGCCCAGAGAAGCTGGACAGCATGTGGGGGCTGCCAATGTCGCCCAGGCGGATGTGGCCTTCAACCTCATCATCCTGTCCCTCACCGAGGGGCTCGGCCTCGGTGGGCTGCTGGGGAATGGGGCGGTCCTCTGGCTGCTCAGCTCCAATGTCTACAGAAACCCCTTCGCCATCTACCTCCTGGACGTGGCCTGCGCGGATCTCATCTTCCTTGGCTGCCACATGGTGGCCATCGTCCCCGACTTGCTGCAAGGCCGGCTGGACTTCCCGGGCTTCgtgcagaccagcctggcaacgcTGCGCTTCTTCTGCTACATCGTGGGCCTGAGTCTCCTGGCGGCCGTCAGCGTGGAGCAGTGCCTGGCTGCCCTCTTCCCGGCCTGGTACTCGTGCCGCCGCCCACGCCACCTGACCACCTGTGTGTGCGCCCTCACCTGGGCCCTCTGCCTGCTGCTGCACCTGCTGCTCAGCGGCGCCTGCACCCAGTTCTTCGGGGAGCCCAGCCGCCACCTGTGCCGGACGCTGTGGCTGGTGGCAGCGGTGCTGCTGGCTCTGCTGTGTTGCACCATGTGTGGGGCCAGCCTTATGCTGCTGCTGCGGGTGGAGCGAGGCCCCCAGCGGCCCCCACCCCGGGGCTTCCCCGGGCTCATCCTCCTCAccgtcctcctcttcctcttctgcgGCCTGCCCTTCGGCATCTACTGGCTGTCCCGGAACCTGCTCTGGTACATCCCCCACTACTTCTAccacttcagcttcctcatgGCCGCCGTGCACTGCGCGGCCAAGCCCGTCGTCTACTTCTGCCTGGGCAGTGCCCAGGGCCGCAGGCTGCCCCTCCGGCTGGTCCTCCAGCGAGCGCTGGGAGACGAGGCTGAGCTGGGGGCCGTCAGGGAGACCTCCCGCCGGGGCCTGGTGGACATAGCAGCCTGA